A DNA window from Mobula birostris isolate sMobBir1 chromosome 3, sMobBir1.hap1, whole genome shotgun sequence contains the following coding sequences:
- the LOC140194836 gene encoding uncharacterized protein, which translates to MAKATPATPVLSPPPATAAARATCRPEIRQPPPPPAPPAGRRVASRRRPRHLPAGDSTAAAAARATCRPESRQPPPPAPPTSRRFDGRRRRPRHLPAGESPAAAARATYQPEIRRPPPPPAPPAGRRVASRRRRRRPRHLPAGDSTAAAAARATCRPEIRQPPPPAPPAGRRVASRRRRRRPRHLPAGDSTAAAAARATYRPEIRQPPPPPPAPPTGRRFDSRRRRRRPRHLPAGDSTAAAAAARATCRPESRQPPPSTFHPFSCTRYGYRGRHLKLPGPWHLGGKLPFEFLQR; encoded by the exons ATGGCCAAAGCAACACCGGCAACCCCGGTCCTCT CACCACCACCGGCCACCGCCGCCGCCCGCGCCACCTGCCGGCCGGAGATTCGACAGCCGCCGCCGCCGCCCGCGCCACCTGCCGGCCGGAGAGTCGCCAGCCGCCGCCGCCCGCGCCACCTACCAGCCGGAGATTCGACGGCCGCCGCCGCCGCCCGCGCCACCTGCCGGCCGGAGAGTCGCCAGCCGCCGCCGCCCGCGCCACCTACCAGCCGGAGATTCGACGGCCGCCGCCGCCGCCCGCGCCACCTGCCGGCCGGAGAGTCGCCAGCCGCCGCCGCCCGCGCCACCTACCAGCCGGAGATTCGACGGCCGCCGCCGCCGCCCGCGCCACCTGCCGGCCGGAGAGTCGCcagccgccgccgccgccgccgcccgCGCCACCTACCAGCCGGAGATTCGACGGCCGCCGCCGCCGCCCGCGCCACCTGCCGGCCTGAGATTCGACAGCCGCCGCCGCCCGCGCCACCTGCCGGCCGGAGAGTCGCcagccgccgccgccgccgccgcccgCGCCACCTACCAGCCGGAGATTCGACAGCCGCCGCCGCCGCCCGCGCCACCTACCGGCCGGAGATTCGAcagccgccgccgccgccgcccgCGCCACCTACCGGCCGGAGATTCGAcagccgccgccgccgccgccgcccgCGCCACCTACCGGCCGGAGATTCGAcagccgccgccgccgccgcccgCGCCACCTGCCGGCCGGAGAGTCGCCAGCCGCCACCTTCAACATTCCATCCCTTCTCCTGTACCCGATACG